The Paramisgurnus dabryanus chromosome 3, PD_genome_1.1, whole genome shotgun sequence genome includes a window with the following:
- the coil gene encoding coilin: MATSKLNSIRVRLYFDYPPPATPDCRMCWLLVDLNKCRVVADLSSIIKEKFGYSRKTILDLFVEDCYLPTTESIYIVRDNDSIRVKVSVFENGAETYQNCVAHNSKTKKREREDELQICVTQGSSKKTKLDVQINGSAPADSGKKKKRKKKKEKQSANNPATPQKTIPVKAQASQSSNRKTSVSTSDKTSRAKIQESTSSSTDSSEDESHSKASPPKPKLKQSDGTKKTAMPASKEASSSDSDSSDNTVKPTARKSSTSVQPLPATPKPSTSTNSQIPPQTPKQTKRSTDSSSSSSSSPTQRKPSAKKSQVDPQPSLTSSQSVSASGSKKPQDEAESSDSDASEIELVIKKPNLHGMGLNIAGLSASTSETAGRPKGNTRSQERGRGGNRGSGRGSFGRAKGTPWKQDFNYKYENGEHQKRRDLLTNESFILQNPPEPEPETAPKRDYTTLPLLAAPPAVGQTIAFKLLELTENYTPEVSDYKEGKIIAFNPQTKMLELELLSRPHAPAEPGKFDLVYEYPDGSEIVEYAVTHGSQLTERWDSLLEPRLIVENVG; encoded by the exons ATGGCTACTTCCAAGCTCAACTCCATCAGGGTTAGATTATACTTTGATTATCCTCCTCCAGCCACACCAGATTGTCGGATGTGCTGGTTGTTGGTGGACTTGAACAAATGCCGAGTAGTCGCGGATTTGTCCAGCATCATAAAGGAAAAGTTTGGCTACAGTCGTAAGACCATTTTAGACCTGTTCGTTGAAGATTGTTACCTGCCTACCACTGAAAGTATCTatat agTACGCGATAATGATAGTATACG GGTAAAGGTATCTGTATTTGAAAATGGAGCTGAGACTTACCAAAACTGTGTCGCTCACAACTCGAAGAccaagaagagagagagagaagatgaACTGCAGATTTGTGTTACTCAGGGTTCGAGTAAGAAAACCAAGCTAGATGTTCAAATCAATGGGTCTGCACCAGCCGATAGTGGAAAGAAGAAGAAACGCAAGAAGAAGAAAGAAAAGCAGTCGGCCAACAATCCGGCCACCCCTCAAAAAACCATTCCAGTTAAAGCGCAAGCGAGCCAGTCATCTAACAGAAAAACCAGTGTCTCAACTAGTGACAAAACAAGTAGAGCAAAGATTCAGGAATCAACTTCAAGTTCTACAGACAGCAGTGAGGATGAGTCTCACAGTAAGGCGTCTCCACCAAAACCTAAACTCAAGCAGTCTGATGGTACCAAAAAGACTGCTATGCCTGCATCGAAAGAGGCCTCCTCGTCGGACTCTGACTCTTCTGATAACACAGTTAAACCAACTGCCCGAAAAAGCAGCACCTCTGTACAGCCGCTTCCTGCTACACCTAAACCATCTACCTCGACGAACTCTCAAATCCCACCACAAACACCTAAACAGACAAAAAGGTCCACAGAttcttcctcctcttcctcctcatcaCCCACCCAAAGAAAACCTTCAGCTAAGAAATCACAGGTAGACCCTCAACCCTCCTTAACTTCATCTCAGTCTGTTTCTGCCTCTGGTTCTAAAAAGCCCCAGGATGAGGCAGAGAGCTCGGACTCGGATGCCAGTGAAATAGAGCTTGTGATTAAGAAGCCAAATCTACATGGAATGGGCTTGAACATTGCTGGTTTAAGCGCCAGTACCAGTGAGACGGCAGGCAGGCCAAAAGGAAACACAAGAAGCCAGGAGAGAGGCAGAGGCGGAAACCGAGGCAGTGGCAGAGGCAGCTTTGGTAGAGCCAAGGGAACACCATGGAAACAAGACTTTAATTACAAATATGAGAATGGAGAACATCAGAAACGGAGAGATTTGCTGACTAatgaaagttttattttacaG AATCCACCAGAACCAGAACCTGAAACAGCCCCCAAAAGAGACTACACAACTTTGCCCCTACTGGCAGCCCCACCTGCAGTGGGCCAAACCATTGCCTTTAAA CTACTGGAGTTAACTGAAAACTACACACCAGAAGTGTCTGATTATAAA GAAGGGAAGATAATTGCATTTAATCCTCAAACAAAGATGTTGGAGCTTGAACTGCTTTCAAGACCTCACG CCCCTGCTGAACCTGGCAAGTTTGACTTGGTGTATGAGTACCCCGATGGATCTGAGATTGTAGAATATGCTGTCACACATGGATCACAG CTGACTGAGCGTTGGGATTCTCTCCTGGAGCCCCGGCTGATTGTGGAAAATGTCGGATGA
- the scpep1 gene encoding retinoid-inducible serine carboxypeptidase, with protein sequence MSPSWIMLVVALVALSFYKGSCVPVQAKESWGYVEVRDGAHMFWWLYYANSSSASYTDLPLVMWLQGGPGGSGCGFGNFEEIGPLDRDLKPRETSWVRESSVLFVDNPVGTGYSYTDSQGALTKDVAMVASDMIVLLKNFFSLKTEFQNIPFYIFSESYGGKMAAAISLELTKEIQVGSIKCNFAGVALGDSWISPIDSVMTWGPYLYSTSLLDDNGLEEVNKAAKEVQQALDQGQYEKATEMWSITENVIERNTNGVNFYNILTQDSDEMVKTRHDQRGEGFLFSLKRRHIRPLHRQSLSELMNGPIRQKLGVIPKNVTWGGQAEAVFASMAGDFMVPVVNIVDQLLAAGVNVTVYNGQLDLIVDTMGQELWVKQLKWDGLKYFNSIKWTALEDPQQPNQTGAFYKTYKNFAFYWILKAGHMIPSDQGPMALRMLKMVTQKE encoded by the exons ATGTCGCCCTCGTGGATCATGCTGGTTGTAGCGCTGGTTGCTCTGAGTTTTTATAAAG GTAGCTGTGTTCCAGTTCAAGCCAAAGAATCATGGGGTTACGTGGAAGTTCGTGATGGAGCTCATATGTTCTGGTGGCTTTACTACGCCAACAGCTCCAGTGCCAGTTATACAGATCTACCGCTGGTTATGTGGCTGCAG GGAGGTCCAGGGGGATCCGGCTGTGGTTTTGGCAACTTCGAGGAAATTGGACCCTTGGATAGAGACCTCAAGCCTAGAGAAACCTCTTGG GTGCGCGAATCCAGTGTGCTATTTGTGGATAACCCAGTGGGCACCGGCTACAGTTACACAGACTCTCAAGGTGCCCTCACCAAGGATGTCGCAATGGTGGCATCAGACATGATTGTCCTCCTCAAGAACTTTTTCTCTCTTAAGACAGAATTTCAA AATATCCCTTTCTACATATTTTCTGAGTCTTACGGAGGCAAAATGGCAGCAGCTATTTCCCTCGAGCTCACAAAG GAAATTCAAGTGGGTTCAATCAAGTGTAATTTTGCTGGGGTTGCATTAGGAGACTCGTGGATCTCTCCTATAG ATTCAGTCATGACCTGGGGTCCATATCTTTACAGCACA TCTCTGTTGGATGACAATGGACTGGAGGAAGTCAATAAAGCAGCAAAGGAGGTGCAGCAGGCTCTAGATCAGGGCCAGTACGAAAAAGCCACTGAGATGTGGTCCATCACAGAGAATGTGATCGAAAGG AACACAAATGGCGTCAATTTCTACAACATCCTCACTCAAGACTCCGATGAGATGGTGAAAACCAGGCATGATCAAAGAGGAGAGGGATTTCTCT TCTCGTTGAAGAGACGTCACATTCGCCCTTTGCACCGTCAGTCTCTTTCAGAGTTGATGAATGGACCAATCAGGCAAAAGCTTGGTGTCATACCAAAGAATGTCACATGGGGAG GACAGGCCGAGGCTGTATTTGCTAGCATGGCAGGAGATTTTATGGTGCCGGTGGTGAACATTGTAGATCAGCTTCTGGCTGCAGGGGTCAATGTCACCGTCTACAATGGCCAGCTGGATCTTATTGTGGACACAATGG gtCAGGAGCTGTGGGTCAAACAGCTGAAATGGGATGGACTCAAATACTTTAACAGTATAAAATGGACAGCACTGGAAGATCCACAACAACCAAACCAAACTGGAGCTTTCTATAAGACCTACAAGAACTTTGCCTTCTACTGGATCCTTAAAGCTGGCCACATG ATCCCATCTGATCAGGGACCGATGGCTTTACGGATGTTGAAGATGGTGACTCAGAAGGAGTGA